The genomic DNA ACGCCGACGGGATAGTCCACGGCTGGCAGGGCGTCCGGCCGGGTCGCTGTCGTGAGCTCGAGCCCGGCGGGCCCATAGAATGCGCGGTAGAGCCGGGATCCGCTGAGGACATCGGCGACCTCGCTGCCGCCGTTCGGCGTACCCAGCATCACGACGCCGGCAAGCTGGGCCGGCCGGTGTCTTGCGATATAGGCGCGCGCCACGAGGCCGCCCATCGAATGCGCGACGAAGTGCAGCGGTGCGTCGCGCTCGGCGAAGCGGGCGATCGCCGGGTGGATGTCGTCAGCAAGCGCCGCGATCGGCTTCTTGCGGCTGGAATAGTCGATATTCAGCGTTGCGAAGCCGGTTGCACGGAGCGCCCGTTCCAGCCTCTTCAGGGATGCCGAGGTCCGCGCGATGCCGTGAAGCAGAACCACTCCCGGGCATCGCGCATCGCCTGATCGCGGCGCCTCGTGCATCTCTCCTACGCCACCTCCCGCTCCGGCGCGGAGGCTTGCTCGCGTGCCATCGTCGTTGCGGTGACATAGTCGGTCTTGCCCGTGCCGAGCAGCGGCACCTTGTCGACCACCATGATCGCCGCGGGCACGGTCAGCTCGGACGCGCCGATCGCCTTGGCCTGGCCCTGCATCGCGCTGCGCTCGGCACCCTTCTCCGTCGTCAGCAGCACGATGCGCTCGCCCTTGCGCTGGTCGGGGATCGACACGGCGACCGATCCGGCCTGCGGCCACAGCGTGGCCGCGATGGCTTCGACCGCGGACAGCGAGACCATCTCGCCTGCGATCTTGGCAAAGCGCTTGGCGCGGCCCTTGATGGTGATAAAGCCGGCGGCGTCGATCGCCACGATGTCGCCGGTGTCGTGCCAGCCCTCGGGAAGCTTTTCGAGCACGCCGGGATTCTCGGCCCTGAGGTAACCAAGCATAACGTTCGGCCCGCGCACCGAGAGGCGGCCGCCTTCCTCGATGCCGGGGACCGGATCGAGGCGGCTTTCCATCAGCGGCGAGAGGCGACCGACGGTACCGGGGCGATTGGCCAACGGCGTGTTCATCGCCAGCACCGGCGCCGTCTCGGTGACGCCATAGCCTTCGAGGATGCGGATGCCGTAGCGCTCCATGAACACTTGCCGGGTGCGATCCTTGACCGCTTCGGCGCCGGCGATCACGAGGCGCAGCGTGCGGAAGTCGTAGGCATGCGCCGAGCGGGCATAGCCGGTAAGGAACGTATCGGTGCCGAACAGGATGGTGGCGCCGGTCTGGTAAATCAGCTCGGGCACGATCCGGTAGTGCAGCGGCGAAGGGTACATGTAGATCGGAATGCCCGCGAGCATCGGCATCATCATTCCGCCCGTGAGGCCGAACGAGTGGAACACGGGCAGCACGTTGAACACCTTGTCATTGGCGTTGGCATCGACCCGCGCCAGCGCCTGCGCCGCGTTGGCGAGGATGTTGCGGTGGGACAGCACCACGCCCTTGGGCGTGCCTTCCGAACCCGACGTGAACAGCACGACGGCGGGATCGTTGGCCTGGCGGACGACGCGGGGCGTCGTGCCGGCGAGCAGGCCCTTGATCTTGTCGGCCAGGCCGATCGAGGCGCGGACGTCTTCGAGATAGACCACCCGCGCTTCCGCGGAGATCGCGGCCATCAGCTTGTCGAGCTTGCCCTTCTCGATAAACGCCTTCGAGGTCAGCACGGTCTTGACCTGCGCGGCCTTCATGGCGGCGAGCACGTTGACCGGGCCGGCGGAGAAGTTGAGCATCGCCGGCACCCGGCCGATGTTCTGCAGCGCCATGAAGACGACGGCGACGCCGGCGGAATTCGGCAGCAGCACGCCGACATTCTCGCCGACGGCAGTCCCGTTGTCCAGCTTGCGGCCGAGGACCTGCGCGCCGAGGATCAGCTTGCGATAGGTCAGCTTGGTGCCGAGCGCATCCTCGATGATGACCTTGCCGGTGTCGCGGTCGCGATAGGCGTGACCGAGCGCCTCGAACAGCGAGTGGTCGAGCATGGCGTTCTTCACCATGGCATCGATCATCACGTCCTGGAGCGCGGCACCGGCGGCATTGCGGCGCGCCTTGCCCTTCAGCGCGGCATCGACCGGAAGCTTGACCGGCGGCAGGATCGTCACCGTCACCCGCGGAAACCACGAGCGCTTGATCTGGCTGGAATTGAGGTAGCTGAGATGCGAGCGCTGCGCGCCTTCGATGCGCACCGGCACGACCACGGCGTCGGCCTTGTCCGCGATCATCGCGGTGCCGTCATAGACCTTCATCAGCGAGCCCGAGACGGTGATGCGTCCTTCCGGGAAGATCACCACGGGCTCGCCGGCGGCGACGAGCTTGATCAGGTCGCGGGCGGCCAGCGGCTTGGTCGGATCCATGGTGTAGTGCTTGACGACGCGCAGGAATGGCTTGGCCCACCAGGCCTTGGCGATGCCGGTATCGACCGCGAAGCTGGCATCGATCGGCAGCACGGCGTGCAGCAGCGGACCATCGATCAGGCTGACATGGTTCGGCGCGATCAGCATCCGCGTGCCCGGGGGCGGCAGGTTTTCGAGGCCGCGGACCTCGGTGCGGAACAGCGCGCGGAACAGGAGGCCGCCGAAATCGCGCACGCCTTCCTTGCCCCATTTGGTCAGCACGAACCACACCGCGCCGAAGCTGGCGACGCCGAGGCCGAAGAAGATCCAGCCGACATGAAGGCCGGCCGCCTGCAGCAGCGCGACGAACAGCGAGCCGACCACCATGAACGCAGCCTGCAGCACATTGCCGGCGGCGATGATACGGGCGCGCTCGTTGGGCGCCGACCAGGCCTGCACGGCGGCGAAGGAGGGGACGACGAACAGGCCGCCGCCGAATGCGAAGGCGACGAAATCGGCCAGCATGCGCAGGCCCGCGAACGAGGTCGCGAAACCGGACGCGGTGATGTCCTGGCCCTTGGCGGTCACGGCGATCGCGAAGGCGAGGTCGAGGCCGGCAAAGCCCATGATGATCGCGCCGATCGGCACCAGCGCGAGGTTCGGGCGAACGTGGCTGAGGCTGGCTGCGAACAGCGAGCCGATGGCGATGCCGATCGCGAAGATCGCAAGGCACAGCGTCACCACGCCCTCGGTGCCGCCGACGACCTCCTTGACCAGCGCCGGCAGCAGCGACAGCACGATGGCGCCGACCAGCCAGAACCAGGAGACGATCACGGTGCCGTCCCACAGCCGATGGTCGGCGTGCAATGTCCTGAGCAGGCTCACCGTCGAGGTCCAGGGATTGGCATCGACGGGCAGATCGGGCGCGGAGGGCGTGGTCTGCGGAATGCGGGACGCGAACGCCCAGGACAGCAGGGCCAGCACGACCACGGCCGATGCGACCCAGCCCATATGCGCGGAGCCGGCGACGAACTGGCCGCCGGCGACGGTGCCGAGCAGGATGGCCATGAAGGTCGCGCCCTCGACCAGCGCGTTGCCGGTCGCGAGCTCGCCGAGATCGAGCTGGTCCGGCAGCATGGCGTATTTCACCGGCCCGAACAGCGCGGCGATGACGCCGAACAGGGCGAGTGCCGCGAACAGGAGCGGCACCGAGTGCATGAAGAAGCCGGCGGCGGCAAAGCCCGCTGCGAAGATCTCGGCGAATTTGAGCCGCCTTGCGACGACGGATTTGACATATTTGTCGGCGAGCTGGCCGCCGAGCCCGGACAGGATGAAATAGGGGAAGATGAAGACGGCGCCGGCCACCGTCACCAGCGCATCGCCGTGGCCGGTCGCGGCACTGTAGAGCAGAATGATGACAAGCGCGTTCTTGAGCACATTGTCATTGAGCGCCGAGAAGAATTGCGCCCAGAACAGCGGCGCAAAGCGGCGTGACGACATCAATTCCCTGATCATGACTAGTCCTGTTTTGGAAAGGCAGCCTGAGGTTGTTACGTTGCCGGTGAGGCGTCACGACCGGAAGCGCATGGGGTTAAGCAAATTGCACGGCGAGGATGTCGCCGGCCGGCTTTGTCCCCTCGGTTCCTCCGATCCTGTTGGTCTCCAATTGGTCTCGTTAGGTTCGCAATTATCTGATCGCGGCCGCGTCGGCCGCGCTGGGCCGGATATGGCCCGGGCCATGATGAAAACCTGAACCGCATCACGGTGGCCAGCGGGATCGACCGCGAATGTCGGGACATGGTGAGTCCTTCCTTGCGACCTGATCCGGGATTCGGGCTGAACCTAGGGTTCCTGGCTGCACGCGTCTCAGGTCAGATGGGAGAGGCGGCGAAACGGCGAGCAGCGGCCAAGAAGGCTGAACTTGCGCCCTTCGAGACGCGTACGATCGCGGCTGGCCCGCCACATCCGGAAGGCTGCCCGACGTTCCGCGAGCACGCCGGCGACGTCGCAGGCGTTGGCGATGCGATTGATCGGGCCCATGGCGAACCGCAGCAGGGCCCGGCCGGAGCCAGTCACGAGGGCGGCAGCGTCATCGACGAAGGTGGTGGCGATATCAACAGCAAGGGTTTGCATTTTGCAGGTCTCCGGGTTAATTTGAACAATGTTCACATGAGTAGCTTGAAAATGAACAATGTTCAAGAAGAATCGCTGCGAGACCGCAAAAAGAATCGGCGGCGGCTCCAGATACTGGAGATCGCCCGCGGCATCATCGCGACTAAAGGCCTGAGATCATTAAAGGTTCGCGATGTTGCGGAGGCCGCCGGCTGTTCCGTCGGCAGCGTCTATAACGAGTTCGGCGACTTCGACGGCGTGATCCTGACCGTCAATCGGGAGACCGTTCAGGCGCTCACGGCCCGGCTCCGCGAGGTTCCGGACGAGGACCCGGTGCGGCAATTGTACGGACTTGCCGGCACCTATCTCGAGTTCTTCGCCGAGCACGCCAATCTGCTGCGCTCATTGTTCGAGCACCGGATGGAGGACGATCGTCCTTATCCCGACGACATCCTGCAGATGGTGATGGATGCTTTCGCGCTGATGCATCCGCCCCTGGTGCGGCTATTGCCGGATGCGGACGACGTGAAGATCGCGCTGCTGTCGCGCACGCTGTTCTCCGCCGTGCACGGCATCATCTCGCTCGGCCTCGAGGAGCGCATGGTGGCCGTGCCGCCGCAAATGCTTCGTCAGCAGGTCGAGCAGTTCATCGACGTGCATCTCGCGGGTCTCGGGATTCCGTCTGTGCGGTGAGGGGCGGCCAGCCTCAGGCCCGAGCCGCTTCGCGCGGCCGGGCTGCAACGAGGACGACGTCCGGTTTTCCGCCGTCGACCTGAACGCGGTTGCGTCCCTTCTCCTTGGCGCGATAACACGAGGCATCCGCGCGGCGCATTGCGTCCTCGAGCGTGGT from Bradyrhizobium sp. CCBAU 53351 includes the following:
- a CDS encoding TetR/AcrR family transcriptional regulator, yielding MNNVQEESLRDRKKNRRRLQILEIARGIIATKGLRSLKVRDVAEAAGCSVGSVYNEFGDFDGVILTVNRETVQALTARLREVPDEDPVRQLYGLAGTYLEFFAEHANLLRSLFEHRMEDDRPYPDDILQMVMDAFALMHPPLVRLLPDADDVKIALLSRTLFSAVHGIISLGLEERMVAVPPQMLRQQVEQFIDVHLAGLGIPSVR
- a CDS encoding acyl-[ACP]--phospholipid O-acyltransferase; the encoded protein is MIRELMSSRRFAPLFWAQFFSALNDNVLKNALVIILLYSAATGHGDALVTVAGAVFIFPYFILSGLGGQLADKYVKSVVARRLKFAEIFAAGFAAAGFFMHSVPLLFAALALFGVIAALFGPVKYAMLPDQLDLGELATGNALVEGATFMAILLGTVAGGQFVAGSAHMGWVASAVVVLALLSWAFASRIPQTTPSAPDLPVDANPWTSTVSLLRTLHADHRLWDGTVIVSWFWLVGAIVLSLLPALVKEVVGGTEGVVTLCLAIFAIGIAIGSLFAASLSHVRPNLALVPIGAIIMGFAGLDLAFAIAVTAKGQDITASGFATSFAGLRMLADFVAFAFGGGLFVVPSFAAVQAWSAPNERARIIAAGNVLQAAFMVVGSLFVALLQAAGLHVGWIFFGLGVASFGAVWFVLTKWGKEGVRDFGGLLFRALFRTEVRGLENLPPPGTRMLIAPNHVSLIDGPLLHAVLPIDASFAVDTGIAKAWWAKPFLRVVKHYTMDPTKPLAARDLIKLVAAGEPVVIFPEGRITVSGSLMKVYDGTAMIADKADAVVVPVRIEGAQRSHLSYLNSSQIKRSWFPRVTVTILPPVKLPVDAALKGKARRNAAGAALQDVMIDAMVKNAMLDHSLFEALGHAYRDRDTGKVIIEDALGTKLTYRKLILGAQVLGRKLDNGTAVGENVGVLLPNSAGVAVVFMALQNIGRVPAMLNFSAGPVNVLAAMKAAQVKTVLTSKAFIEKGKLDKLMAAISAEARVVYLEDVRASIGLADKIKGLLAGTTPRVVRQANDPAVVLFTSGSEGTPKGVVLSHRNILANAAQALARVDANANDKVFNVLPVFHSFGLTGGMMMPMLAGIPIYMYPSPLHYRIVPELIYQTGATILFGTDTFLTGYARSAHAYDFRTLRLVIAGAEAVKDRTRQVFMERYGIRILEGYGVTETAPVLAMNTPLANRPGTVGRLSPLMESRLDPVPGIEEGGRLSVRGPNVMLGYLRAENPGVLEKLPEGWHDTGDIVAIDAAGFITIKGRAKRFAKIAGEMVSLSAVEAIAATLWPQAGSVAVSIPDQRKGERIVLLTTEKGAERSAMQGQAKAIGASELTVPAAIMVVDKVPLLGTGKTDYVTATTMAREQASAPEREVA
- a CDS encoding alpha/beta hydrolase family protein, with the translated sequence MHEAPRSGDARCPGVVLLHGIARTSASLKRLERALRATGFATLNIDYSSRKKPIAALADDIHPAIARFAERDAPLHFVAHSMGGLVARAYIARHRPAQLAGVVMLGTPNGGSEVADVLSGSRLYRAFYGPAGLELTTATRPDALPAVDYPVGVIAGSRFIDPVAGLLILPRPNDGRVSVQSSMLAGMADHIVIRASHTRLPRDAGAIEQTIAFLRDGRFRAR